From a single Lewinella sp. LCG006 genomic region:
- a CDS encoding deoxynucleoside kinase has product MADHQAPASIKHVAIAGNIGAGKTTLCTQLGKHFDWDVHYESTDNNPYLSDFYLDMQRWSFNLQIYFLHNRYAQILNIHQGDRTVVQDRTIYEDAYIFAPNLHDMGLMGKRDFENYMSLFKTMTSQIQPPDLLIYLKAGIPTLVNHIQSRGRDYEGSMSLDYLKRLNERYDEWISTYTEGNLLIIDADSIDFKKNPEDLGTVLNQVKAELHGLFH; this is encoded by the coding sequence ATGGCTGATCATCAAGCACCCGCTAGTATTAAACACGTAGCAATTGCCGGTAATATCGGTGCTGGCAAAACCACTCTTTGTACCCAATTGGGTAAACATTTTGACTGGGACGTTCACTACGAATCTACGGACAATAATCCCTATCTCAGTGATTTTTACCTTGACATGCAGCGCTGGTCGTTTAACCTCCAGATTTACTTCCTGCACAATCGATACGCTCAAATCCTAAATATCCATCAAGGTGATCGGACGGTAGTGCAAGACAGAACCATTTACGAAGATGCTTACATCTTCGCCCCTAACCTACACGACATGGGCTTGATGGGTAAACGTGACTTTGAGAATTACATGTCTTTGTTCAAAACAATGACTTCGCAAATTCAGCCCCCTGATTTACTGATCTATCTAAAAGCTGGTATTCCTACGCTGGTCAACCACATCCAATCACGTGGACGCGATTATGAAGGCAGCATGAGCCTTGATTACCTCAAACGCCTCAACGAACGCTACGATGAGTGGATAAGTACCTACACCGAAGGTAATCTCCTCATCATTGACGCCGATAGTATCGACTTCAAAAAAAATCCGGAAGATTTAGGCACCGTTCTCAACCAGGTAAAGGCCGAATTGCACGGATTATTTCATTAA
- the gatC gene encoding Asp-tRNA(Asn)/Glu-tRNA(Gln) amidotransferase subunit GatC, with translation MMKIDDQLISRLENLARLQLSTTEKEGLKKDLTNILGMVEKLQELDVEGIEPLVYLNEAINRPREDKISHQVDREDALRNAPDQDGSFFRVPKVIDL, from the coding sequence ATGATGAAGATAGATGATCAACTAATTTCCCGACTTGAAAATTTAGCTCGGCTACAACTTTCTACCACTGAAAAGGAAGGTCTGAAAAAGGATTTGACCAATATTCTAGGAATGGTAGAAAAATTACAGGAATTGGATGTAGAAGGTATTGAACCACTGGTTTATCTCAACGAAGCCATCAACCGGCCAAGAGAAGATAAAATCAGCCACCAGGTTGACCGGGAAGATGCCCTGCGTAATGCCCCTGATCAGGACGGTTCGTTTTTCCGTGTTCCTAAAGTGATTGATTTGTAG
- a CDS encoding ABC transporter ATP-binding protein: MSVVISTKDLRKVYDMGLTQVHALRGVDIEISVNDYVALMGPSGSGKSTLMNLLGCLDTPSSGDYLLDDINVSTMTDGELAEVRNRKIGFVFQTFNLLPRLSALDNVALPLVYSGWSKADREARAQEVLTEVGLGDRVDHKPNELSGGQRQRVAIARALVNNPSIILADEPTGNLDTKTSIEIMKIFEDIHSKGNTVILVTHEPDIAEHAHRIIRLRDGEVESDIKNENIVSVDDPTHRYLRDQ, translated from the coding sequence ATGTCTGTTGTTATTTCTACGAAGGATTTGCGCAAAGTTTACGACATGGGGCTCACCCAGGTTCATGCCCTTCGTGGTGTGGATATTGAGATTTCCGTCAATGATTACGTTGCGCTTATGGGGCCCTCAGGGTCTGGTAAATCGACGCTGATGAACTTGCTGGGCTGTCTGGATACGCCTAGTTCTGGAGATTACCTCCTCGATGATATCAACGTGAGTACGATGACAGACGGGGAGCTTGCCGAAGTGCGTAACCGCAAAATTGGCTTTGTGTTTCAAACCTTCAATTTGCTACCCCGCCTTAGTGCACTAGACAATGTGGCACTGCCATTGGTGTATTCGGGTTGGTCGAAGGCAGATCGGGAAGCGCGTGCCCAGGAAGTGCTCACTGAAGTAGGTCTAGGGGATCGCGTGGATCATAAACCCAACGAATTGTCGGGAGGACAGCGCCAACGGGTAGCCATCGCCCGCGCTCTGGTCAATAATCCCAGCATTATCCTGGCCGATGAACCTACGGGTAACCTCGATACGAAAACGTCTATCGAGATCATGAAAATATTCGAAGATATTCATAGCAAAGGCAACACCGTCATCCTCGTTACCCACGAACCCGATATTGCCGAGCACGCTCATCGCATCATTCGTCTACGCGACGGAGAGGTAGAATCAGATATTAAAAACGAAAATATCGTCAGCGTTGATGACCCTACGCACCGCTATTTGCGGGATCAGTAA